In the Calditrichota bacterium genome, one interval contains:
- a CDS encoding glutamine synthetase: MAYVKGMLSLDQLKSRVKSEDIETVLVVFTDLYGRFMGKRYDADFFVKQVVKSGAHACDYLFTVDMEMNPVAGYSFANWESGYGDVHLVPDFATLRVASWLEKSALIICDVHNEKTHKLEPINPRSILREQIKRTEKAGYVPMAGSELEYYIFENSFREASEKKYTDLKAAGWYIEDYHILQGTREENFNALARRHLKNSGVPVENSKGEWGLGQHELNVRYADILTMADRHSVYKQCLKEVADKLGISVTFMAKFSEDQAGSSCHLHLSLEKAGNNIFPGKLSAGPVKCSQEFLWFLGGWIKHVPDVMVFYAPTVNSYKRYQSGSWAPTRLGWSYDNRTAGFRVVGSGKSLRIECRIPGADCNPYLAFAAALACGLDGIENKIDPPPIFEGDIYNAAKIDHVPKTLAHAITLFEKSDFVKSNFGETVQKHYTHFFKSEQADFDNAVTDWERKRYFERI; encoded by the coding sequence ATGGCCTACGTAAAAGGCATGCTTTCTTTAGATCAGTTAAAATCCCGTGTCAAAAGTGAAGATATTGAAACCGTACTGGTTGTGTTTACGGATTTGTACGGCCGTTTTATGGGCAAACGCTATGATGCCGATTTTTTCGTGAAACAGGTAGTCAAATCCGGCGCACATGCTTGTGATTATCTTTTTACAGTTGATATGGAGATGAATCCGGTGGCCGGTTACAGTTTTGCCAACTGGGAATCAGGTTATGGCGATGTACATTTGGTGCCTGATTTTGCAACCTTGCGAGTTGCCAGCTGGCTGGAAAAAAGTGCTCTTATTATTTGTGATGTGCACAATGAAAAAACACATAAATTGGAGCCCATAAATCCCAGAAGCATTCTGAGAGAACAAATTAAAAGAACTGAAAAAGCAGGATATGTTCCTATGGCCGGTTCTGAATTAGAATACTATATATTTGAAAACTCTTTCCGCGAAGCTTCGGAAAAGAAATATACTGATTTAAAAGCTGCAGGCTGGTATATCGAGGATTATCATATTTTGCAGGGAACGCGTGAAGAAAATTTTAATGCTCTTGCCCGGCGCCATTTAAAAAACTCCGGCGTACCGGTTGAAAACTCCAAAGGAGAATGGGGACTTGGCCAGCATGAATTAAACGTTCGTTATGCAGATATCCTAACAATGGCTGATCGTCATTCCGTTTATAAACAGTGCTTAAAGGAGGTTGCTGATAAGTTGGGTATTAGTGTTACTTTCATGGCAAAGTTTTCAGAAGACCAGGCCGGTTCAAGCTGTCATCTCCATTTAAGTTTAGAAAAAGCAGGTAATAATATATTCCCGGGAAAATTGTCTGCCGGGCCTGTAAAATGCTCACAGGAATTCCTTTGGTTTTTGGGTGGCTGGATAAAGCACGTTCCTGATGTCATGGTTTTTTATGCTCCAACTGTTAACTCTTACAAAAGGTATCAATCCGGATCCTGGGCGCCAACGCGTCTTGGCTGGAGTTACGATAATCGTACCGCCGGTTTCAGGGTTGTTGGTAGTGGAAAAAGCTTGCGTATAGAATGCCGTATTCCCGGGGCCGATTGCAACCCATATCTTGCATTTGCTGCCGCTCTCGCCTGTGGACTGGACGGCATAGAAAATAAAATAGATCCACCTCCAATCTTTGAGGGCGACATTTATAATGCAGCTAAAATAGACCACGTACCAAAAACTTTAGCACATGCCATCACCCTTTTTGAGAAGAGTGATTTTGTAAAATCCAACTTTGGCGAAACTGTTCAAAAACATTACACACACTTTTTTAAAAGTGAACAAGCCGATTTTGATAATGCCGTTACAGATTGGGAACGGAAACGCTATTTTGAAAGAATATAA
- a CDS encoding GMP synthase, with translation MNICLLKCGNVQPDLLPISGDHEDMFIALFKKYSPSIHLSVFDVQKNIYPENLNAFDGFLSTGSPDSVYADFEWIETYKKFVHTLYIGRHKHVGICFGHQMIAEALGGKVEKSKQNWGIGIKTMQIKSSPNWMNKNKTYRLIVSHQDQVIQLPEKAQVIAGNDHCPVGIFTVDNHVLAIQQHPEFTKEYHAASIKSRKKIIKPELIESALKSLDQETDSSIVAKWIENFFKS, from the coding sequence ATGAATATTTGTTTATTAAAATGCGGAAATGTCCAACCCGACCTTCTTCCTATAAGCGGTGATCATGAAGATATGTTCATTGCTTTGTTTAAAAAATATTCCCCTTCAATTCATTTGTCTGTTTTTGATGTACAAAAAAACATCTATCCTGAAAATTTAAATGCGTTTGATGGTTTTCTCAGCACAGGATCGCCCGATTCTGTTTATGCAGATTTTGAATGGATTGAGACTTATAAAAAATTTGTACACACTTTATATATTGGCAGGCATAAGCATGTGGGAATATGTTTTGGACACCAGATGATTGCTGAAGCGTTGGGTGGAAAAGTAGAAAAATCCAAACAAAATTGGGGCATTGGCATAAAAACAATGCAGATCAAATCCAGCCCAAATTGGATGAATAAGAATAAAACTTATCGCTTGATAGTCTCCCATCAAGATCAGGTTATTCAACTTCCGGAGAAGGCACAAGTAATTGCAGGAAATGACCATTGCCCGGTTGGAATATTCACGGTTGACAACCATGTGTTGGCTATCCAGCAACACCCGGAGTTTACGAAGGAATATCATGCGGCCTCGATCAAATCACGCAAAAAAATTATAAAACCAGAGCTAATAGAATCTGCTTTGAAATCGCTCGATCAAGAAACAGATAGTTCTATCGTAGCAAAATGGATCGAAAACTTTTTTAAAAGTTAG